The Urocitellus parryii isolate mUroPar1 chromosome 6, mUroPar1.hap1, whole genome shotgun sequence genome includes a window with the following:
- the Polr3f gene encoding DNA-directed RNA polymerase III subunit RPC6 isoform X1 — MAEVKVKVQPPDADPVEIENRIIELCHQFPHGITDQVIQNEMPHIEAQQRAVAINRLLSMGQLDLLRSNTGLLYRIKDSQNAGSVSFFLSKMKGSDNQEKLVYQIIEDAGNKGIWSRDIRYKSNLPLTEINKILKNLESKKLIKAVKSVAASKKKVYMLYNLQPDRSVTGGAWYSDQDFESEFVEVLNQQCFKFLQTKAETARESKQNPMIQRNSSFASSHEVWKYICELGISKVELSMEDIETILNTLIYDGKVEMTIIAAKEGTVGSIDGHMKLYRAVNPIIPPTGLVRAPCGLCPVFDDCHEGGEISPSNCIYMTEWLEF, encoded by the exons ATGGCTGAGGTGAAGGTGAAGGTGCAGCCGCCCGACGCGGATCCGGTCGAAATAGAAAACAG GATTATAGAACTATGCCATCAATTTCCTCATGGAATCACAGACCAAGTAATTCAGAATGAAATGCCTCATATAGAAGCCCAACAACGGGCAGTGGCCATCAATAGACTGTTGTCCATG GGTCAGTTGGATCTCTTAAGGAGCAATACAGGCCTTTTGTACAGAATAAAGGACTCTCAGAATGCTGG CTCTGTCTCATTCTTTTTAAG TAAAATGAAGGGATCAGACAACCAAGAAAAACTAGTATATCAAATTATAGAGGATGCAGGAAATAAAG gAATATGGAGCAGAGATATTCGATATAAAAGTAACTTACCATtaacagaaatcaacaaaattctAAAGAATTTGGAAAGTAAAAAGCTTATCAAAGCTGTTAAGTCTGTAGCA GCCTCCAAAAAGAAAGTATATATGCTCTATAACCTGCAGCCGGACCGGTCTGTGACTGGTGGAGCCTGGTACAGTGACCAGGATTTTGAATCTGAATTTGTAGAAGTACTTAACCAACAGTGTTTTAAATTCCTACAAACCAAG GCAGAAACAGCACGAGAAAGCAAACAGAATCCAATGATACAAAGAAATAGTTCATTTGCTTCATCACATGAAGTATGGAAATATATCTGTGAACTGGGAATAAGCAAG gtagagTTGTCCATGGAAGACATTGAAACCATCTTGAATACACTTATTTATGATGGGAAAGTGGAGATGACTATCATTGCTGCAAAAGAAGGCACAGTTGGCAGTATAGACGGACATATGAAACTGTACAGGGCAGTCAATCCAATCATCCCACCCACAGGTTTAGTCCGAGCACCCTGCGGGCTCTGCCCA gtttttgatGACTGCCATGAAGGTGGTGAGATTTCACCATCTAACTGTATTTACATGACAGAATGGCTCGAATTTTGA
- the Polr3f gene encoding DNA-directed RNA polymerase III subunit RPC6 isoform X2 — MAEVKVKVQPPDADPVEIENRIIELCHQFPHGITDQVIQNEMPHIEAQQRAVAINRLLSMGQLDLLRSNTGLLYRIKDSQNAGKMKGSDNQEKLVYQIIEDAGNKGIWSRDIRYKSNLPLTEINKILKNLESKKLIKAVKSVAASKKKVYMLYNLQPDRSVTGGAWYSDQDFESEFVEVLNQQCFKFLQTKAETARESKQNPMIQRNSSFASSHEVWKYICELGISKVELSMEDIETILNTLIYDGKVEMTIIAAKEGTVGSIDGHMKLYRAVNPIIPPTGLVRAPCGLCPVFDDCHEGGEISPSNCIYMTEWLEF, encoded by the exons ATGGCTGAGGTGAAGGTGAAGGTGCAGCCGCCCGACGCGGATCCGGTCGAAATAGAAAACAG GATTATAGAACTATGCCATCAATTTCCTCATGGAATCACAGACCAAGTAATTCAGAATGAAATGCCTCATATAGAAGCCCAACAACGGGCAGTGGCCATCAATAGACTGTTGTCCATG GGTCAGTTGGATCTCTTAAGGAGCAATACAGGCCTTTTGTACAGAATAAAGGACTCTCAGAATGCTGG TAAAATGAAGGGATCAGACAACCAAGAAAAACTAGTATATCAAATTATAGAGGATGCAGGAAATAAAG gAATATGGAGCAGAGATATTCGATATAAAAGTAACTTACCATtaacagaaatcaacaaaattctAAAGAATTTGGAAAGTAAAAAGCTTATCAAAGCTGTTAAGTCTGTAGCA GCCTCCAAAAAGAAAGTATATATGCTCTATAACCTGCAGCCGGACCGGTCTGTGACTGGTGGAGCCTGGTACAGTGACCAGGATTTTGAATCTGAATTTGTAGAAGTACTTAACCAACAGTGTTTTAAATTCCTACAAACCAAG GCAGAAACAGCACGAGAAAGCAAACAGAATCCAATGATACAAAGAAATAGTTCATTTGCTTCATCACATGAAGTATGGAAATATATCTGTGAACTGGGAATAAGCAAG gtagagTTGTCCATGGAAGACATTGAAACCATCTTGAATACACTTATTTATGATGGGAAAGTGGAGATGACTATCATTGCTGCAAAAGAAGGCACAGTTGGCAGTATAGACGGACATATGAAACTGTACAGGGCAGTCAATCCAATCATCCCACCCACAGGTTTAGTCCGAGCACCCTGCGGGCTCTGCCCA gtttttgatGACTGCCATGAAGGTGGTGAGATTTCACCATCTAACTGTATTTACATGACAGAATGGCTCGAATTTTGA